The Candidatus Neomarinimicrobiota bacterium genome segment ATGGTCTGGGAAGAGACGGCCCGCAAGTACATGGCTAGTTTTACGTATGCCCTTGAGGTGCGGCGATCCCATCCGCAGCCGGTTGCCGGCTCCAGCCGGCTGGCCGATACCGCAATTGATTTACCCACCCTCAAACTGGACCATTTCCAGCGATTGACCGATGACACCGGCTTGCTGCAACATGCCATCCATGTGGTTCCACGGTATGAGCATGGCTACGCCACCGACGATAATGCCCGGGCCCTGATTGCGGCTGTCTTGCTGGAGGACTGGCAGGAGCATGCCTCGCAAGCGCACGAATTGGCCTCCCGCTATATTGCCTTCCTCTGGCATGCTTTCAACCTAAAAACGGCGCGTTTCAGAAATATCATGAGCTATGATCGGAAATGGCTGGATGAGTCGGGATCGGAGGATGCTCATGGCCGCGCCATTTGGGCACTGGGAACTGTCGTTGGCCGCTCCCGTGTCAGAAGCTTACGGGGTGTCGCGGATCGCTTGTTTCAGCGAGCACTGCCCGCTGCCCGGAGATTTACCAGCCCCCGGGCGTGTGCCGTTGCCCTGAGGGGTGTCAGTGAATACCTCAAACGATTCTCCGGCGATCTTAGAGTAGCACAAGTGCGAGAGAAGCTGGTCGAGTTCCTGGCGGAACTGTTCGAAAAGACCAGCGGACCTGATTGGCTGTGGTTCGAAGACTACTTGATCTACAGCAACGCCAAATTGCCGCATGCCATGCTCACATGCGGACCGTCTCTGTCCGACGACCGGATTACCCAGATAGGGCTCGATTCCTTGGAATGGCTGACCAAGATACAGACCTCCGAGCAGGGCTATTTTGTACCCATCGGTAACAACGGCTTCTACCACCGTGGGCAGCAGCGCGCCCGCTTCGACCAGCAGCCTATTGAGGCCTACGCCACCGTCGCTGCCTGCATCGAAGCCTATAATGTCACCGGTGATGAAAAGTGGCGGACAGAGGCACGCAAAGCCTTCGATTGGTTCCTGGGGCGGAATGATCTTAACCTCCCCCTCTACGATCCCTTAACGGGCGGCTGTCGCGACGGGCTGCACCCTGATCGAGCGAACCAGAATCAGGGAGCCGAGTCAACTGCGGCCTTTCTCCTCTCCTTATTGGAAATCAGCTCCATGGAACAGATTGACTCCGCGGCCGTTGCTGAAGCTCTGTCAAGCGCAGCTGGCCAGGAAGTCGGTACTGGAACGCCCTGACCGAGCGGCT includes the following:
- a CDS encoding glycosyltransferase — its product is MNRTDIRFPSFDQTTTPIKRIAFVGNYMPSQCGIATFTTDLTEAMAVLYPETTFLVLPTSDVNVQGGYPERVRFIIEKEDLDYYHQAAYFLNMNHVNLVCLQHEYGIFGGPSGRYILSLLRELQMPVITTYHTILRKPTEEQADVLSEIITLSDRSVVMTSRDMKFLQEHYGVPRQKVDLIPHGIPDVPFIDPNFYKDQLGVEGKYVLLTFGLLSANKGIEYVIQALPRVLEKYPNVVYTVLGATHPNVVRAEGESYRESLVQLAEDLGIAEQVIFHNRFVSLEKLIEYISAADVYITPYLNVEQSVSGTLSYAAGAGKAVISTPYWHAEELLAEGRGLLVPFRDADAISQQILYLLDNEVKRHTLRKRAYLKSREMVWEETARKYMASFTYALEVRRSHPQPVAGSSRLADTAIDLPTLKLDHFQRLTDDTGLLQHAIHVVPRYEHGYATDDNARALIAAVLLEDWQEHASQAHELASRYIAFLWHAFNLKTARFRNIMSYDRKWLDESGSEDAHGRAIWALGTVVGRSRVRSLRGVADRLFQRALPAARRFTSPRACAVALRGVSEYLKRFSGDLRVAQVREKLVEFLAELFEKTSGPDWLWFEDYLIYSNAKLPHAMLTCGPSLSDDRITQIGLDSLEWLTKIQTSEQGYFVPIGNNGFYHRGQQRARFDQQPIEAYATVAACIEAYNVTGDEKWRTEARKAFDWFLGRNDLNLPLYDPLTGGCRDGLHPDRANQNQGAESTAAFLLSLLEISSMEQIDSAAVAEALSSAAGQEVGTGTP